Part of the Microbacterium sp. Clip185 genome is shown below.
CACGGCACCTCGCGGAGATACTCGCCCCATCGCTGGCGGGCGCTGTCGGACTCGGCCTGCTGGTACTGACGCTCGATGTAGGGAACGACACCCTCGAACCCGGACGTGTACCGCATCTCGCGGCCGTAGCGGTTCTTCCACTTGACGGAGACCTTGAAGTTGTCGCCGTGCAGCACCGCATCCTTGACGTCCTGCGGAAGCTTGCGCCAGGGGGTGTCGAGCGAGAAGCCGAGGTCGGACGAGAGCCCCTCGAGCAGTCGCTCGTAGTACTGGAACAGGCCCTTGCCCTGGGTGGTCCACGGCACCAGTACGCCCTCGCGGATCGAGAGGTCCTCGTCGCCGAGCATGAGCTCCACATCGACCGACATCCTCGTGCCGAGTCCGGAGCACGTCGGGCATGCGCCGAACGGAGCATTGAACGAGAACGTGCGTGGTTCGATCTCGGTGAGCTGAAGCGGGTGACCGTTCGGGCACGCGAGCTTCTCGCTGAAGTTCTGCCAGGCATCGTCGCCCTCTTCATCGACGAAGTTCACCTGCATCACGCCGCCCGCCAGGCCCAGCGCCGTCTCGACCGAGTCGGTGACGCGGGAGAGGATGTCGGCGCTGGCGACGAGCCGGTCGACGACGACGGCGATGTCGTGCTTGTAGCTCTTCTTCAGCGTCGGCGGCTCGGAGAGCTGGATGAGCTCGCCGTCGACGACGGCCCGCGCGTAGCCCTTCGCACTGAGTTCCTTGAAGAGGTCGACGAACTCGCCCTTCTTCTGGGTGACGACGGGAGCAACGATCTGGTACCGCGTGCGCTCGGGCAGCGTCATCAGCTGATCGGCGATCTGCTGGACCGTCTGACGTTGGATGACCTCACCGCACTCGGGGCAGTGCGGCACACCGATGCGCGCCCACAGCAGACGCATGTAGTCGTGGATCTCGGTGATCGTGCCGACCGTGGAGCGCGGGTTGCGGTTCGTGGACTTCTGATCGATCGACACCGCCGGGCTCAGCCCCTCGATGAAGTCCACGTCGGGACGGTCGACCTGCCCGAGGAACTGGCGTGCGTAGGAGCTCAGCGATTCGACGTAGCGGCGCTGGCCCTCGGCGAAGATCGTGTCGAAGGCAAGGCTGGACTTTCCGGACCCGGACAGACCCGTGAAGACGACGAGGCAGTCACGGGGGATGTCGAGATCGACGCCGCGCAGGTTGTGGACCCGGGCGCCACGGACACTGAGAGTTCCGGCGTCGTGGGCGAGTTCGGAGACAGGCGAGATGGGCACCACGCAAGTCTAGGCAGGGCCACGGACACGGGCTCCGAGCTTCGCCGACAGCGCACGATCGTGTACGCGCGCGCTCAGAGCTCCGGCCGCCGGCCGGCGAAGGGCGCGAGCCCGTCGCGCAACGCCGCGATCTGAGAGGCGTCCATGCCCACGCGGTCCATGATCTGCTGCGGAACGCGAAGCGCCTCCTCGCGGAGTCGATGGCCTGCATCGGTGAGGCCGATCTCCAGCACGCGCTCATCGTCGGCGCGCCGAGCGCGCGTGACCCTCCCCTGCGCCTCGAGACGCTTCAGCAGCGGCGACAGGGTGGCCGGCTCCATCGCCAACTCTTCGGCCAGCTCCCCCAGGGTCCGCGGCGATCGTTCCCACAGGGCGAGCAGCACGAGGTACTGCGGATGCGTGAGACCGAGCGGTTCGAGCACGGGCCGGTAGACGGCGACGACATTCCGGGCGGCGGTCACCAGGGCGAAACAGAGCTGGTTCTCGAGCCGGAGCAGATCGTCGGTCATCGCACCATCCTACAGATTAGTTAGTACACTAATGGTTATGGCACACAAGAATCCGCGGCCGCCCCTGCGACAGCGCGTACGCGAGGCAGGCGGCTGGTACGCCTGGATCAACCGCAGCCTGATCCGGGCAGCGGGTCCGGCATCCGTGGGTCCCTACGAGAGCGCACCGGAGCCCGTACGCACCGAACGCCCGTGCCCGTTGTGCGGCGCTCCGATGTCATCGCACACATTCGACCGATCCGGCCCGAAGCCGATCATGCACTGCCCCTGACGCGGATCAGAGCGGAACGGCGATGCGGAATCCGCGCTTGACCACGGTCGCCACGATGCGGGCATCCGGCAGCGACTGACGCAAGCGGCTGATCGCCACGTCCACCGCATGCGCATCCAGCGGATCCGGAGCGATGTCGGACAGCTCCTCGCGCGATACGGTGGCCCCGTCCGCCAGCATGAGCGCCCGGAAGAGAGAGCGCGACACCGGACTCAAGGCGGCCCGCTGGCCGGCCACACTCACCATCCGGCCGCGCAATTCCACCGGACCGACCTCTGTCTCGGCGCGCAGCACGCCCTCCGACTCGAGGTGTTCGCACACCAGACGGATCAGCGCCCCCATCCGGAAGCGTTCCGGAACGATCGGGAGGATCCCGGACTCGACGAGCGGCGCCGCGGTCACCGGTCCGACGGCCGCCGCCGTCACGTCGCTGCGGAAGGCGGCCTCCACATCGGCTCGCCGCCCACCCGCATCGGCCGCCGCCAGGAGCGCCTCCACCGCGGGCGCGCTCGTGAAGGTCACCGCATCGAGGCCGCCCGAGCAGATCGCGTCGATGAGGCGCGTGACCTTGGCCTGATCCTCGTGCGCGGTCCAGCGATACGGCGCGACCGCCAACACGCGTGCTCCGGCCGCATCCAGGCGTGCGAGCTGCGCGGGATCGGTGTAACCGTGCAGCTGGACGGCGATCGTCGCTCCTCGCACATCGTGGCGCAGGACGAGATCGACGAGCGACGCGGTGGTCTCGCGCTCGCTCATGCCCTCGTCGTCGAGCCCGATGGCACGAACGGCTCCGCGCGCCTTCGGTCCGCGGACCAGGATGCGGGCGTTCTCGAGCACGTCGACGAGGTCCTCCCCCAGCCCTGCCGCATCCGCCGCCTCGGTCCAGCGGCGCATGCCGTACGAGGTGGTCGCCAGCAGATAGTCGGGGCGGCCCGCGATCACGGCCCGCGTCTCTTCGACCACCTCTGCATCGTCGGATGCTGTCGCCATCCGGATCGTGGGCGCGTGCAGCACCTCCGCCCCGCGCCGCTCCAACGCCGCTATCAGATCCTCCGAGCGGCGGTCCGAGGTCACGCCGACACGGAAGCCGAGAAGTTGATCCGGCCGGAATCCGACGGCGGCGGATGCGTCGACGGAGTCCATCCGTTCCCTCCTTGCGTGGGTCAGTGCGCGGGGGCGTCGAGTGCGTCCAGCATCGCGTGAGGCGTCCACCCATTGTGCACGGCGGCCGCTGCCGGTTCGAACCCCGCGTCGCCGAGGGCGGTCACGACCTCCCCGACGACGATGACCGCGGGCGAGGCCGGCTTCACCGTGCCGAGGATCGGCACGATCTCGCCCACCGTCGAGATCGTCGCACGCTGCTCGGCGCTGAACGCCTTCTCCAGGATGGCGAGCGGCATGTCGGCGCGCATCCCGTGGCGCCGAAGTCCGGCGACCAGGTGGGGCAGGGTTCCGACGCCCATGAGCACCACCAGAGTCCCGTTCAGGCCCGCCAGGTGGGCGAGCTGGGCCTCGGCGAAAGGGGCATGCCCGGAGACGACGGTGAACGCACGCGCGACCTCGCGATGAGTGACGGGGATCCCCGCCGCCGCGGGCACGGAGATCGCGCTCGTCACACCGGGCACGACCGTCACCGGCACACCCGCATCCCGGCACGCGCGCAGCTCCTCACCGCCGCGCCCGAACACGAACGGGTCTCCCCCTTTCAGGCGGACGACCCGCATGCCCTTCGCCGCGTGAGCGACGATCAGGTCGTTGATCTCCTCCTGCGGCACGGCGTGGTGCCCGGGGGTCTTGCCCACGTCGACGATCATCGCTCCCGGCGCGTACTCCGCGATGACATGCGCGGGGCCCAGACGGTCGTGCAGCACCACATCCGCATCCGCCAGCGCGCGCAGGCCCGCCACGGTCATGAGCTCTGCATCGCCCGGTCCCCCGCCGACGAGCCAGACGTGGCCTCGACCGGCGGGCGGCAGCGGGTCGTCCTCGAGAAGCTGGATGCGGTGTCGCCTCGCCAGCGACGCGACCCGTGCGTGTTGCTCCGGCGCGCCCTCCATCCACGAGATGAGCTCGGGGACACCGTCCCCGTCCAGGAGCGCGGCGTGCAGCCGCGCCTCGACGTCCTGCGGCTCGCAACGGGAGACGCGCGCACCGGCCGCCGCGTACCGTGCGACGGCGCGGCGCGCTGCCAGCTCCCCGCCGACGACCAGGATCTCGCGGTCGCTCACGTCCAGACGTGTGTGCATGATCACGATGTCACCTGCTCTCTCACCGGCAGGACGGGTCCTGCGATCATCACCCGTTCGTGCGGGAAGGCGGGCCGCTCCTGGTCGCGCTCGCGAACCTTCCGGATGGCGGGGTCCGCGGTCGTCGGCGCGTTCACGAAGGACCGGAACCGGCGCAGACGCTCCGGGTCCGCCAGCGTCTCCCGCCACTCGTCGCGGTAGGTGCCCACGTGCCGGGCCATGGCCTGCTCGAGCTCGTCGGCGATGCCGAGCGAATCTTCGACGACGACCTCGCGCACGTGATCGAGCCCACCGGGCAGTTCCTCCTGCCACCGCGCCGTGCGCTGCAGACGCTCGGCCGTGCGGACGTAGTACATGATGTAGCGGTCGATGTAGCGCACGAGCGTCTCGTCGTCGAGGTCACCCGCCAGCAGTTCGGCGTGAACGGGCTGATACCCGCCGTTCCCGCCGACGTAGAGGTTCCACCCGTTGTCGGTTGCGATGACGCCGATGTCCTTCCCGCGCGCCTCGGCACACTCCCGCGCGCATCCGGAGACGCCCAGCTTGAACTTGTGCGGAGAACGCAGTCCCCGGTAGCGCTCTTCGAGGTACACCGCCATGCCGACGGAGTCCTGCACGCCGTACCGGCACCACGTCGAGCCGACGCACGACTTCACGGTGCGCAGCGACTTGCCGTACGCCTGCCCCGATTCCATCCCGGCATCCACGAGGATCCGCCAGATCTCCGGCAGCTGCTCCAGTCGCGCACCGAACATGTCGATGCGCTGTCCGCCCGTGATCTTCGTGTACAGACCGAACTGCTCGGCCACCTCTGCGATGACCTTGAGCTTCTGGGGCGTGATCTCACCGCCGGGGATGCGCGGCACGACCGAGTAGGTGCCGTCGCGCTGCATGTTCGCCAGGGCACGGTCGTTCGTGTCCTGCAGCGGTCCCTGCCCGCCGTCGAGGATGTAGGCGTTCGTCTGGGTGGCGAGGACGGAGGCGACCACCGGCTTGCAGATGTCGCAGCCGAGTCCTGTTCCGAACCTCTCGTAGATCGCGGCCGCGCTGGTCAGCCCCAGCACCCGCACGGACTCGAAGAGTTCCGCGCGGCTCAGTGAGAAGTGCTC
Proteins encoded:
- a CDS encoding uroporphyrinogen-III synthase encodes the protein MDSVDASAAVGFRPDQLLGFRVGVTSDRRSEDLIAALERRGAEVLHAPTIRMATASDDAEVVEETRAVIAGRPDYLLATTSYGMRRWTEAADAAGLGEDLVDVLENARILVRGPKARGAVRAIGLDDEGMSERETTASLVDLVLRHDVRGATIAVQLHGYTDPAQLARLDAAGARVLAVAPYRWTAHEDQAKVTRLIDAICSGGLDAVTFTSAPAVEALLAAADAGGRRADVEAAFRSDVTAAAVGPVTAAPLVESGILPIVPERFRMGALIRLVCEHLESEGVLRAETEVGPVELRGRMVSVAGQRAALSPVSRSLFRALMLADGATVSREELSDIAPDPLDAHAVDVAISRLRQSLPDARIVATVVKRGFRIAVPL
- the cobA gene encoding uroporphyrinogen-III C-methyltransferase; the protein is MHTRLDVSDREILVVGGELAARRAVARYAAAGARVSRCEPQDVEARLHAALLDGDGVPELISWMEGAPEQHARVASLARRHRIQLLEDDPLPPAGRGHVWLVGGGPGDAELMTVAGLRALADADVVLHDRLGPAHVIAEYAPGAMIVDVGKTPGHHAVPQEEINDLIVAHAAKGMRVVRLKGGDPFVFGRGGEELRACRDAGVPVTVVPGVTSAISVPAAAGIPVTHREVARAFTVVSGHAPFAEAQLAHLAGLNGTLVVLMGVGTLPHLVAGLRRHGMRADMPLAILEKAFSAEQRATISTVGEIVPILGTVKPASPAVIVVGEVVTALGDAGFEPAAAAVHNGWTPHAMLDALDAPAH
- a CDS encoding MarR family winged helix-turn-helix transcriptional regulator, producing the protein MTDDLLRLENQLCFALVTAARNVVAVYRPVLEPLGLTHPQYLVLLALWERSPRTLGELAEELAMEPATLSPLLKRLEAQGRVTRARRADDERVLEIGLTDAGHRLREEALRVPQQIMDRVGMDASQIAALRDGLAPFAGRRPEL